A single genomic interval of Halobacillus halophilus DSM 2266 harbors:
- the comER gene encoding late competence protein ComER → MKWGIIGTGNMGSMLTTSLVKSGAVSASDLIIYNRTAQKALDLQKDEAELTVAENLKEVAKKSDILFLCVKPHHYSQVLNEIKNELTLNQCLVSITSPVSVEDLENKVSCQVARIVPSITNHAHAGVSLFTFGSRVTGSVKQNLWNTFEYISKPSTIEEDHIRAASDMVSCGPAFISFLLKEWIEAAGEVTGISEKKATELTENMMIGLGSLLSKEIFTLDELMEKVTVKGGVTGEGLKALEAHIGSLFQEMFKATQNKHKEDKIGIDL, encoded by the coding sequence GTGAAATGGGGAATCATCGGTACTGGTAATATGGGGAGTATGCTCACAACTTCCTTGGTGAAGAGCGGAGCAGTAAGCGCAAGTGATCTTATTATATACAACCGCACAGCACAGAAAGCTTTAGATTTACAAAAGGACGAAGCTGAACTTACCGTTGCTGAGAATTTAAAGGAAGTTGCGAAAAAAAGTGATATTCTATTCTTATGTGTTAAGCCGCATCACTACAGCCAAGTCTTGAATGAGATAAAAAATGAACTAACTCTGAATCAATGTCTTGTGTCCATTACAAGTCCGGTTTCTGTAGAAGATCTGGAAAACAAAGTTTCTTGTCAGGTAGCAAGAATTGTCCCTTCTATTACGAACCATGCTCACGCTGGCGTAAGTTTATTTACATTCGGATCAAGAGTTACAGGCTCTGTAAAACAAAATTTGTGGAACACATTCGAGTATATTTCAAAGCCGTCAACCATTGAAGAAGACCACATACGGGCAGCTTCGGATATGGTCTCCTGTGGACCAGCTTTCATCAGTTTCTTATTAAAAGAATGGATTGAGGCTGCCGGTGAGGTAACGGGGATCTCTGAGAAGAAAGCTACAGAACTTACGGAAAATATGATGATTGGATTGGGAAGTTTATTATCAAAGGAGATCTTCACTCTCGATGAGTTAATGGAGAAAGTAACCGTTAAAGGCGGAGTGACGGGGGAAGGTTTGAAAGCACTTGAAGCACACATTGGCTCTCTTTTTCAAGAGATGTTTAAGGCAACACAAAACAAGCACAAGGAAGATAAGATTGGGATTGATCTTTAA